A stretch of the Lytechinus variegatus isolate NC3 chromosome 5, Lvar_3.0, whole genome shotgun sequence genome encodes the following:
- the LOC121416333 gene encoding E3 ubiquitin-protein ligase TRIM23-like: MADSKLITAIGEELECPVCAEYFTDACFLSCMHSFCRSCLVKCDKTYGRGGKASMNCPLCRKVTLLGKNGVAGLSTDYTSNKLVARLKESIKEREAGYSKKDAMTCQNCRDGVVVSYCLSCCHFICANCHSIHSKMIAMKMHEVIPLKDLRKGNVTVLRTENPQFCSVHRLDTICFCYTCQRYQCEICCMLDRNREGHSCTEPSHNQDSESIVKKKKAVIEKAVERLSQKRSSLEEQQGEVKRMRASIKRHYGAMKDQLKSTLDLRIRTVTRVMTEKHDDLVKVIEDDQQVMLAKIASVDESLGHTESRTLEAKSIGDNALKDGQHAEIAAVNDYLKSVVSSLEEDKTPENALKQIKQYADKVKLNPVPADENVESLASLGDIFRPHVWEDIEVSGVFLEDTLKAMCYNASLESFVASSKDSLSKISLDGEASHIFTFEYGLSVQDIAFGKDGTTSYVLFDDNRVRLFKNQSWGKYSGVIEVPQKGRDCTLSSLSINENGVVVVGDQAARTIVGCSRAVFSRMTDISPIKMTFTSNGELAVVCRNIGRIDDNSSSRWNEAGVSVKIFGMNDRKENILEQNNWQAAAVASRAEYDNKAGRFFALGIYLMGDGRQLASLAEYDGFGTKHDVVFEDKVLPSNLAVAPLLAADDEGKTIAVYTGSNMWIYRKRDFSSI; the protein is encoded by the exons ATGGCCGATTCAAAGCTTATAACTGCGATCGGTGAGGAACTAGAATGCCCTGTGTGTGCCGAATACTTCACCGATGCATGCTTCCTATCCTGCATGCATTCATTCTGTAGATCATGTCTAGTCAAGTGCGACAAGACGTATGGACGCGGCGGCAAGGCTTCAATGAATTGTCCACTGTGTAGGAAAGTGACGCTACTGGGAAAGAATGGCGTAGCTGGACTGTCGACAGACTACACCAGCAACAAACTGGTAGCGCGCCTCAAGGAAAGCATCAAAGAACGTGAAGCTGGATACTCCAAGAAGGATGCTATGACATGCCAGAACTGCCGGGATGGAGTCGTCGTTTCCTACTGTCTATCCTGCTGTCATTTCATATGTGCCAACTGCCATTCGATTCATTCAAAAATGATAGCTATGAAAATGCATGAAGTAATTCCTCTCAAGGATCTACGCAAAGGCAATGTGACGGTGTTGCGTACAGAGAACCCTCAGTTCTGCAGCGTACATCGGTTGGACACCATATGCTTTTGCTACACTTGTCAACGCTACCAATGTGAGATTTGCTGTATGTTGGATCGGAATCGCGAAGGACATAGCTGCACAGAGCCTAGTCACAATCAAGATTCGGAGTCGATCGTCAAGAAGAAGAAAGCAGTTATTGAGAAGGCGGTGGAAAGATTATCCCAAAAAAGGAGTTCACTTGAAGAGCAGCAAGGGGAAGTCAAGCGAATGAGGGCCAGCATCAAAAGACATTACGGCGCAATGAAGGACCAGCTAAAGAGTACCCTCGACTTGAGGATTCGAACAGTTACGAGGGTCATGACTGAAAAGCATGATGACCTTGTGAAGGTAATAGAAGACGATCAACAAGTCATGCTTGCCAAAATAGCATCAGTGGACGAAAGCTTGGGGCATACGGAGTCTAGGACCTTGGAAGCCAAGTCGATTGGAGACAATGCACTCAAAGACGGACAGCATGCTGAAATAGCTGCAGTAAATGACTACCTCAAGAGTGTCGTTTCTAGTTTAGAAGAGGACAAAACACCTGAAAATGCTCTGAAACAAATCAAGCAATATGCTGACAAGGTCAAGCTTAACCCCGTCCCAGCTGATGAAAATGTCGAATCTCTTGCTTCCCTTGGTGACATTTTCCGCCCTCATGTTTGGGAAGATATTGAGGTGTCTGGGGTTTTTCTTGAAGACACCCTTAAAGCGATGTGCTATAATGCTTCACTTGAGTCCTTTGTTGCTTCCTCAAAAGACTCACTGAGTAAAATCTCCCTTGATGGAGAAGCAAGCCACATTTTCACGTTTGAATATGGACTTTCTGTGCAGGACATAGCCTTCGGTAAAGATGGAACTACTAGCTACGTACTGTTTGATGACAATCGTGTAAGGTTGTTCAAAAACCAGTCATGGGGCAAGTATTCTGGTGTGATAGAAGTGCCTCAAAAAGGCAGAGATTGTACCCTGTCTTCTTTGTCCATCAATGAGAATGGCGTTGTGGTAGTAGGGGACCAAGCTGCACGGACAATTGTCGGGTGCTCTCGGGCTGTTTTCAGCAGGATGACAGACATCTCCCCGATCAAAATGACATTCACCAGTAATGGGGAGCTTGCAGTTGTGTGCCGTAACATAGGAAGGATTGATGATAACAGCTCTAGCCGATGGAATGAAGCAGGTGTGTCTGTGAAGATATTTGGTATGAATGACCGGAAGGAGAATATTCTCGAGCAGAACAACTGGCAGGCTGCGGCTGTTGCGTCTAGGGCAGAGTATGATAACAAGGCTGGACGGTTCTTTGCCTTGGGGATATACTTAATGGGGGATGGACGTCAACTTGCATCTTTAGCTGAATACGACGG gTTCGGCACGAAGCACGATGTAGTCTTTGAGGACAAGGTTCTGCCGTCCAACCTAGCTGTTGCTCCCCTTCTAGCTGCGGACGATGAGGGTAAGACCATTGCTGTATACACTGGTTCTAACATGTGGATCTACAGAAAACGTGACTTCAGCTCCATCTAG